A DNA window from Pithys albifrons albifrons isolate INPA30051 chromosome 7, PitAlb_v1, whole genome shotgun sequence contains the following coding sequences:
- the MPLKIP gene encoding M-phase-specific PLK1-interacting protein: MYRPGFRAPTPPYAAGGFRSPPAGGGPSPRGFGSPLHTPPRGPWPGLSPRGSPGPARLGSASPGPHTPRRPRGGSPRYPGPYGPAVAGPLPPPPRRSSPGGFQRHCQGSPRTSTPFGTAHGREKRVSNDVENYYRPSMLEDPWAGLEPVSVTAINQQYSSEQTTYTGKKGRYFS; the protein is encoded by the exons ATGTACCGGCCGGGGTTCCGCGCTCCTACGCCGCCCTACGCGGCGGGCGGGTTCCGGAGCCCCCCTGCGGGCGGCGGGCCGTCCCCGCGGGGGTTCGGCAGCCCGCTGCACACGCCGCCCCGCGGGCCGTGGCCCGGCCTGTCCCCCCGCGgctcccccggcccggcccgcctCGGCAGCGCCTCCCCGGGCCCGCACACCCCGCGGCGGCCCCGCGGCGGCAGCCCCCGCTACCCGGGCCCCTACGGCCCCGCTGTGGCCGGcccgctgcccccgccgccccgcaGGAGCTCGCCCGGGGGCTTCCAGCGGCACTGCCAG GGCTCCCCCAGGACATCCACCCCGTTTGGCACAGCGCATGGCAGAGAGAAAAGAGTGTCCAATGATGTGGAAAACTATTACAGACCTTCCATGCTGGAGGACCCCTGGGCTGGCCTGGAGCCCGTCTCTGTCACAGCCATAAACCAGCAGTACAGCAGTGAGCAAACAACATACACTGGCAAAAAGGGCAGGTATTTCAGCTAA